The following proteins come from a genomic window of Musa acuminata AAA Group cultivar baxijiao chromosome BXJ1-7, Cavendish_Baxijiao_AAA, whole genome shotgun sequence:
- the LOC135679743 gene encoding anthranilate O-methyltransferase 3-like produces the protein MHHRVLRKGMSMRVEEVLHMVGGAGETSYASNSKFQEKALLLTKPVLDDAIGGVYKSLHPAKMVVADLGCSSGSNTFVVMSEVLHVVGDLRRSLQERQEPPEIQFFLNDLPRNDFNHVFRSLGEYKRKVEQEKGNLLVPYYVVGVPGSFYGRLFPRRSVHFFHCSGSLNWLSQVPQGLDTERGASLKNKNIYITETSPPEVVTAYQQQFRRDLSEFLRCRYAELSYEGRLVISFGGRKSNCPTYGQMRHLWGLLAEALNALVLEGMIEEDKLVTFNLPRYSPSMEEVKAVIHGDGLLDVEEAQVFEANWDAFDDSDDDSAAFDSDLSGKNVAKYVRAAVQPLISEQFGDAILDELFSRYAANVSRHLLQQKTKHSVFVISLKKKNESHLAAG, from the exons ATGCACCATCGTGTTCTTAGGAAAGGCATGAGCATGAGGGTGGAAGAAGTCCTTCACATGGTTGGAGGGGCTGGGGAAACCAGCTATGCCTCCAATTCTAAGTTTCAG GAGAAGGCACTTCTCTTGACGAAGCCAGTGCTGGACGATGCAATAGGAGGGGTTTACAAGTCGCTACACCCTGCGAAGATGGTGGTCGCCGACTTAGGTTGCTCCTCGGGCTCCAACACTTTCGTGGTGATGTCCGAGGTGCTCCACGTCGTCGGCGACCTACGACGAAGTCTGCAGGAACGTCAGGAGCCACCGGAGATCCAGTTCTTCTTAAATGACCTTCCGAGGAACGACTTCAATCACGTTTTCCGGTCTCTGGGCGAGTACAAGAGGAAGGTCGAGCAAGAGAAGGGGAATCTGCTGGTGCCCTACTACGTGGTGGGAGTGCCGGGCTCCTTCTACGGCAGGCTTTTCCCACGTCGGAGCGTCCACTTCTTCCATTGTTCTGGATCTCTCAACTGGCTCTCTCAG GTTCCTCAAGGACTCGACACCGAACGGGGTGCCTCACTCAAGAACAAGAACATCTACATTACAGAGACAAGCCCACCGGAGGTTGTGACAGCATATCAACAACAATTCCGACGAGACCTTTCAGAATTTCTCAGGTGTCGGTATGCAGAACTCAGCTACGAAGGCAGACTGGTGATTTCATTTGGAGGCAGGAAAAGTAATTGCCCGACCTACGGACAGATGAGACACCTCTGGGGACTCTTAGCTGAGGCCCTGAATGCCTTGGTGTTAGAG GGAATGATAGAGGAGGACAAACTGGTAACCTTCAATCTGCCACGTTATTCGCCTTCCATGGAAGAAGTGAAGGCAGTGATCCATGGTGATGGTCTGCTCGATGTAGAAGAAGCACAAGTTTTCGAGGCTAATTGGGACGCGTTCGACGACTCAGACGATGATTCTGCTGCATTCGACAGTGATCTAAGCGGCAAAAACGTGGCAAAATACGTAAGAGCAGCGGTGCAACCATTGATTTCGGAGCAATTCGGCGACGCCATTCTCGATGAGCTGTTCTCTAGATATGCAGCAAATGTTTCGAGGCACCTCCTTCAGCAGAAAACTAAGCATAGCGTGTTTGTCATTTCCttgaagaaaaagaatgaaagCCATCTCGCTGCTGGTTGA
- the LOC135679742 gene encoding anthranilate O-methyltransferase 2-like, producing MGKRIEGILHMVGGAGETSYASNSKFQASAYLITGLLTASQEKVLHMAKPILEEAIGGVYMSLLPERMAVVDLGCSSGPNTLEVVSEVLDVIGKLRRSLGRQEMPEILFFLNDLPGNDFNHVFRSLGDYKRKVEEEKGNLLVPYYVVGVPGSFYGRLFPCQSVHFFNASCCLNWLSQVPEGEQGVLLNNKNIYVAETSPLEVVKAYQDQRQRDLSEFLRCRHAELSYGARMVLSFVGRKRSYPPWGDMGYLFGLLAEALSALVSQTSIDVDAIMIQGNRQSSIVYYNI from the exons atgggcaagAGGATAGAAGGAATCCTTCACATGGTCGGAGGAGCTGGGGAAACCAGCTACGCCTCCAATTCTAAGTTTCAG GCGTCAGCATATCTGATCACTGGTTTGCTAACTGCGTCCCAGGAGAAGGTACTTCACATGGCGAAGCCAATACTGGAGGAGGCAATAGGAGGGGTTTACATGTCGCTGCTCCCCGAGAGGATGGCGGTGGTCGACTTAGGTTGTTCCTCGGGCCCTAACACTTTGGAGGTGGTCTCCGAGGTGCTCGACGTGATTGGCAAGCTACGGCGGAGCCTGGGACGCCAGGAGATGCCGGAGATCCTGTTCTTCTTGAATGACCTCCCGGGGAATGACTTCAATCACGTCTTCCGGTCTCTGGGAGATTACAAGAGGAAggtcgaggaggagaaggggaatctGCTGGTGCCATACTACGTCGTGGGAGTTCCAGGCTCCTTCTACGGCAGGCTTTTCCCTTGTCAAAGTGTCCACTTCTTCAACGCTTCCTGTTGTCTCAACTGGCTCTCTCAG GTTCCTGAAGGTGAACAGGGAGTTCTACTCAACAATAAGAACATCTATGTTGCAGAGACAAGCCCACTGGAAGTTGTGAAAGCATATCAAGACCAACGCCAAAGAGACTTGTCAGAGTTCCTTCGGTGCCGTCATGCAGAACTAAGCTACGGAGCAAGAATGGTATTGTCATTTGTAGGAAGGAAACGGAGTTATCCACCCTGGGGAGACATGGGATACCTTTTCGGCCTGTTAGCCGAAGCCCTGAGTGCTTTGGTGTCACAG aCTTCTATTGATGTTGATGCCATCATGATTCAAGGAAATAGGCAATCATCTATTGTTTATTATAACATTTAG
- the LOC135679255 gene encoding anthranilate O-methyltransferase 2-like, with product MGKRIEGILHMVGGAGETSYASNSKFQEKVLHMAKPILEEAIGGVYMSLLPERMAVVDLGCSSGPNTLEVVSEVLDVIGKLRRSLGRQEMPEILFFLNDLPGNDFNHVFRSLGDYKRKIEEEKGKLLVPYYVVGVPGSFYGRLFPCQSVHFFNASCCLNWLSQVPEGEQGVPLNNKNIYVSETSPLEVVKAYQDQYQRDLSGFLRCRHAELSYRARMVLSFLGRKGSYPPSGDVGYFYGLLAEALSALVSQGIVEEDKLVTFNLPYYAPSMEEVKAVIHREDLFDLEQAQIFEANWDPFDDSDDDSAAFDSIASGKNVAGYVRAAFQPLIEEHFGDAILDELFSIYAANVSRHLLQQKSKHYLFVISLKKKKKEEEEADGDGAAAW from the exons atgggcaagAGGATAGAAGGAATCCTTCACATGGTCGGAGGAGCTGGGGAAACCAGCTACGCCTCCAATTCTAAGTTTCAG GAGAAGGTACTTCACATGGCGAAGCCAATACTGGAGGAGGCAATAGGAGGGGTTTACATGTCGCTGCTCCCCGAGAGGATGGCGGTGGTCGACTTAGGTTGTTCCTCGGGCCCTAACACTTTGGAGGTGGTCTCCGAGGTGCTCGACGTGATTGGCAAGCTACGGCGGAGCCTGGGACGCCAGGAGATGCCGGAGATCCTGTTCTTCTTGAATGACCTCCCGGGGAATGACTTCAATCACGTCTTCCGGTCTCTGGGAGATTACAAGAGGAAgatcgaggaggagaaggggaagctgCTGGTGCCATACTACGTCGTGGGAGTTCCAGGCTCCTTCTACGGCAGGCTTTTCCCTTGTCAAAGTGTCCACTTCTTCAACGCTTCCTGTTGTCTCAACTGGCTCTCTCAG GTTCCTGAAGGTGAACAGGGAGTTCCACTCAACAATAAGAACATCTATGTTTCAGAGACAAGCCCACTGGAAGTTGTTAAAGCATATCAAGACCAATACCAAAGAGACTTGTCAGGGTTCCTTAGGTGCCGTCATGCAGAACTAAGCTACCGAGCAAGAATGGTATTGTCATTTCTAGGAAGGAAAGGGAGTTATCCACCCTCGGGAGATGTGGGATACTTTTACGGCCTGTTAGCCGAAGCCCTGAGTGCTTTGGTATCACAG GGAATCGTAGAGGAGGACAAACTGGTGACCTTCAATTTGCCGTATTATGCACCTTCCATGGAAGAAGTAAAGGCAGTGATCCATAGGGAAGACCTGTTTGATTTAGAACAAGCACAGATCTTTGAGGCTAATTGGGACCCGTTTGATGACTCGGATGATGATTCCGCTGCATTCGACAGTATAGCAAGCGGAAAGAACGTCGCAGGATATGTGAGAGCAGCGTTTCAACCCTTGATTGAAGAGCATTTCGGGGATGCCATACTGGATGAGTTATTCTCTATATATGCAGCCAATGTCTCCAGGCATCTCCTTCAACAGAAAAGTAAGCACTACCTATTTGTCATttccttgaagaagaagaagaaggaggaggaggaggctgacGGCGATGGTGCTGCGGCTTGGTGA